The nucleotide sequence GGTGAGCAGCTATTTGCAGGTAATTATATTGACAAATGACTACATGTgcaactgtggcgatcacacagggtccccggacgtttgatggtctattgatccctgtgccaccactgtgattgcctcttcgctgccaccaacccatttctcttgggtacacacggagtccagacagttgttaacattaacaaataatcaagtttatttttataggcatgaacaagtttatggtttcagttatTTTTTCTTGTCAGTTACTTAAATCTTAGTTCCTTTAATGTCCTATACAtccctaacaacttcaaactgattatcccaactaactatctgactccacctaacaattcctctcactcccacacaacacaacacaactcgactaacccacagacttatcctccctcttccttctccaactccccaaCTCTCAACTAACTTCCACACAACACcgactctaactctaactcctcctatcagtttctctctccccaatcacatcacactcatttaaccctttccttatgacccacctaggaggcaaacgccacagcaaCATTTCCTTATAAGATGAGCAATAGTGCTACTGTTAGTCTTCCTTATGTGTAATGACCCCTTACCATTAGACTGAACATATGAAGGGGAAATTACGGTAGAATCCACTTGATGTTATTTTTCTAATTGGTAACCTGAGAGGAACTCACTCTGTGTTCCTCATTTAGCTGCATGCCATTGTAACTTGATGCAAATAATAGCGCTACTGTTTTGGTTTAATTGTATATTGTGATGATTTCCCAGCCAGAGGCTTCTTCATACTAATCTGAGGTGGATTCCAAATGCTGAATATACTATATGTACCAAAGAGGCATCTCTTCTTCTAACTAAAACCATTTTTCTTCTGATTTTCTTAGACCCAAGAGATTCCCTCCAGCCCCAATGGGAATAGCTTTTTAACTGCTGAGCCTCTTGAGGGCCTTGATGAGCTACACGTGGAGCTGGACCAGGCAGAACTGCGGCAGAAAGAACTGCAGGATCGGATCCAGCATCTAGAAAAGGAAAACCAGGAGCTCCAGGCGGCCATCAGCTTTGAGAAGCAGCAAGCGcaaacagaaagagagaagagcaGGAATATCAGCGAGGAGAACTCCAGGCTAACGAAAATGCTGGGGGAGGTGGAGAAACAGCGTGAGATCTCCCACTGCACTCAGGACACCATTCAGGACCTGCAGAAGTGCCTGCAGACATTAGAACTGAATGCAGTTGAGAAGCAAAAAGAATACTGTGCAAGGCTGGAGGAACTGGAGTCTGGGAAAAAGGATTCTGACTCAAAGCTTCTTCTCTCGAACCAAGAGCTGGAAGCTGCAAGGGCTTTGGTGTCCACGAAGGATGTCCACATCAGTGAGCTTCTGGCCAAATTGCAGTCAGGAGAGCAGAAGAATGAAGAGCTTGTTGCCAAAGCCAATGCTCTAATGAATGAAAAGGCACAACAAGCCACCAGTCAGTTTGAGTCTGCACTGAAGATTGAGGATTTGCTGAAGAAGCTTAATGAAGCGGAAGAGGCAAAGGCCAATGCTGAGGAGTTAAATAATAAACACCTTTCTCTGCTTAAGATCGCAGAAGAGCAACTCCAGTTAAAGGAGGAGGCACAGAAAGAGTTTGAATCGAAACTGACAAACCTCACTGTCAACTGCAAGGAAGAATCTGAAAAACTTTGTGGTGATCTGGAAACTATGGCAACTAAAATGGCAGACCTTCAGAAGGCATTAACAGCAAAGGGCAATGAGGTGGCTGATCTTCAACTCCAGTTGAAAGGTTTGTTGGATTCCATAAAATCCTTGGAAAAAAGCCTtgaagaggaaaagaaagagaagacaAAACTTGAGGGTTTGGTCACTCTTACAAAAACAACAATGGAAGAAAAAGTAAAGAACACGATGGAGCAACTTGGGCTTAGGGAAATTCAGCTTTCAAAACTAAGTCAAACAGTGAAGAGCTTAGAAGAGCAAAAGAGAGAACTTATTTCTGAAAGAGAGCATCTCAGAGAAACAATAGAAAGAATGGAGGAACAGGCCACAGAACAAAGCTCCTCACTGAGAATGATCTCTGAAGGAAACGAGAAGCTCAAGTCTCAGAATGCAAAGCTGCAGCAAACCAATCAGAAGCTAGAAGCGAAGCAAAGAGAGTTGGATGCTTCTCAATCTTCTCTGGAGGCTGAGGTTGCCAGACTGAGAGCCTCCGAGAAACAGCTCCAAAGCCAGATTGAAGATTCTGTGGTGTCCGTGGATGAAAAGGAGAAGAAACTCCGGGGACAGAACAAGCTGCTGGATGAAAACCTGCAGAATGCCACAAGGCAAAACCAAGTTCTGGGAGAAAAGCTGGGTGCCCTGCAGGCTGATTACCAAGAACTGAAAAAAAGTGAAGAAGCTGCTAAAGAATCCTTAGCTGTGCTGCAGACAGAGCTCCAGAACACCAAAGAGCATGGCCTGCAGGTGGAAAAGAGCCTGTCCTCCTCAAGGGAATATGAAGGATCTCTGAAGTTGCAGctcaaagagaaagaggaagcatTACAAGACTTGGAGAGCCAGTGCAAGGAGCTACAAGGACAGTCGGAGAGGTGCAGGGAAAAGATGGAAGCCCTGgaggcagaaaaggcaaaagcagaAAAAACCTGCCTCCATCAGACAAAGGTGATTGAGTCCCTTGTTTCTGAGAAGGCTTCTGTGGAGAATGCCCAGTTGGAACAGGCATCTTGTCAGGAGAGAGAAGCCAAAGAACTGGCTTCAAGACTGGCCCTTTCGGAGGAACAGTTGCGTCTCAACCAGGCAGAGGTGTTGAGACTTCAGGAGGAAATGGTGGACCTTCAAGCCAAGCTTCGacaggcagcagcagagcagcagaAGCTGCAGGAAGAGTTGGATGTTGGAAGGGCTGTTCTGAGCGAGCAAAAGACCCTGGCCCAGCAACTGAAAGAGCAAGGCGAAGTCCTCAACAGAAAGCACGTGAAGGAAATGCTTCAGTGTCGCCAACGAGAGGAAGTGCTGCAAAAGAAGAGGGACCAGGAAGCCCAGCAGAAGGTGGAGCTGGAGGAGAACATGCTGAGCCTCACAGAGGAGCTGTCCAAGGCCAAGCAGTATTTGGAAGCAGTTAATGCAGAAAACGTGGAGATCAAAGACCTCCTCCACAGGACCAACACAGACATGGCTGAGCTTGGCATTCAGATCTGCAGTCTGACATCTGAAAAGGCAGAGGCAGAAGAGAAACTGTCCCAGCTCATGGAGGAACTCAGAACTGCCAAGGATAAAGCCACCAGAGAACGTGAGGAGCTTCAGCTTGATCTCTCAAGACTCACTCAGGAGAAACAGGAATTGGAAAGCAAACTGGAAGAGTCTAGGGTTTGCAACGCAGCTCTCCCTAGCCTGCAAACTCAGCTGGAGATGGCAGAGAAGCATCACCAGAAGCTGCAAGAGACCAGCAAAGAGGAGCTGTCTGCAGTCAAGTTTCAACTGAGCACAGAAATCATAAACCACCAAACAAAACTTAAGGTAAATTAACGTAAACAAGTCCTCGTTGCTAAAATAAGACCCTGCACACACTTTCCTGAGAATGCATCCTGTTGATTTCAGAAGCACTTCTGATTAGACCTGTGTAATGGTTgtattgggatgcaggtggcgctgtaggttaaaccacagagcctcggacttgctgatcagaaggtcggcggttcaaatccccatgacagggtgagctcctgttgctcagtccctgctcctgcccacctagcagtttgaaagtacgtcaaagtgcaagtagataaataggtaccactccgacgggaaggtaaacagcgtttctgtgcgctgctctggttcgccagaagcagcttagtcatgctggccacatgacccggaagctgtacgccggctccctcggccaataaagcgagatgagcgccgcaaccccagagtcagccatgactggacctaatggtcaggggtccctttacctttaatggttgtattatAGTGTCGTGGTTATGAGAATCCTCCTCAAATGAAGAATTAAAAGCATTGAAAACTTGCAATCCAAATttgtcgccgccgccgcccaggCACTGTGGAATGGCAGAGCTACTGCTGCATCTGTAGCCTGGCCACTCACAGCAGTTCAATTTGGGGTGGTAGGCAGATTGGGCCCAATCCCTGTGCCAGATCCAAGCTGGCACAGCGACTGGGCCTGAGGTATGTAGAAtagtggggaggggaaatgctTCTCTCACCAGGTATCCCTGCATATTGGCCCCACCACCTCCACCCCTGGTGTCTGCACATTTAGCATGAAGGCCTGGAAAGGACTTCACAGCATGTTTTGGCAGAATCTGTCTAAACGCCTCCCCCATTATCAACCCTTGTCTTCTCAGCGTTCCTGATCGCGACCTGGGTATCAAAGCATATTCAGCAGAGCATCCTTAGAAGCTCAGTTTGACACCccctctaaaacacacacacacacacacacacacattcttttgaATACTTAAAAAGTGTGATCGTTAACCTCAGATTTATTAAAGCATGTGGCTTTAAGGAGAGGAGGAACCATGTAACTCTTTGTTTTGACAAACGGATAacttctctttaaaaataataataatcaacgcCGATGTGTGTTTTATGGGTCCTGCCAGGCTCTCAGTGAAGACTGCGAAAAATTAAAGCGGGAAGTTGAAGAGCAAAGCCAGGAAGCACATGTCGCAAAGGAAGCA is from Podarcis raffonei isolate rPodRaf1 chromosome 12, rPodRaf1.pri, whole genome shotgun sequence and encodes:
- the FYCO1 gene encoding FYVE and coiled-coil domain-containing protein 1 isoform X1 encodes the protein MARSGEESQLQRIIRDLQDAVTELNKEFTEGGEPITDDSISLHKFSYKLEYLLQFDQKEKSSLLGNRKDYWDYFCDCLAKVKGANDGIRFVKSISELRTSLGKGRAFLRYSLVHQRLADTLQQCFMNTKVTSDWYYARSPFLNSKMSSDIVGHLYELTEVQFDLVSRGYDLDSAWPSFARRTLPSFGSSAYQWRPPSRTSSMSSLVSSYLQTQEIPSSPNGNSFLTAEPLEGLDELHVELDQAELRQKELQDRIQHLEKENQELQAAISFEKQQAQTEREKSRNISEENSRLTKMLGEVEKQREISHCTQDTIQDLQKCLQTLELNAVEKQKEYCARLEELESGKKDSDSKLLLSNQELEAARALVSTKDVHISELLAKLQSGEQKNEELVAKANALMNEKAQQATSQFESALKIEDLLKKLNEAEEAKANAEELNNKHLSLLKIAEEQLQLKEEAQKEFESKLTNLTVNCKEESEKLCGDLETMATKMADLQKALTAKGNEVADLQLQLKGLLDSIKSLEKSLEEEKKEKTKLEGLVTLTKTTMEEKVKNTMEQLGLREIQLSKLSQTVKSLEEQKRELISEREHLRETIERMEEQATEQSSSLRMISEGNEKLKSQNAKLQQTNQKLEAKQRELDASQSSLEAEVARLRASEKQLQSQIEDSVVSVDEKEKKLRGQNKLLDENLQNATRQNQVLGEKLGALQADYQELKKSEEAAKESLAVLQTELQNTKEHGLQVEKSLSSSREYEGSLKLQLKEKEEALQDLESQCKELQGQSERCREKMEALEAEKAKAEKTCLHQTKVIESLVSEKASVENAQLEQASCQEREAKELASRLALSEEQLRLNQAEVLRLQEEMVDLQAKLRQAAAEQQKLQEELDVGRAVLSEQKTLAQQLKEQGEVLNRKHVKEMLQCRQREEVLQKKRDQEAQQKVELEENMLSLTEELSKAKQYLEAVNAENVEIKDLLHRTNTDMAELGIQICSLTSEKAEAEEKLSQLMEELRTAKDKATREREELQLDLSRLTQEKQELESKLEESRVCNAALPSLQTQLEMAEKHHQKLQETSKEELSAVKFQLSTEIINHQTKLKALSEDCEKLKREVEEQSQEAHVAKEALKELQAVKRDLCMELDLAMDQVTEYKAGQQKRDEVVTQLKEELKRAQMEVNKANEQIQDYCEKLSKTRADQESNERKLLAELDDLTRTKQFLEERLIELLRDKDALWQKSDALEFQQKLTAAQRWLGDAEVSCCLDCKKEFGWMNRRHHCRMCGRIFCYYCCNNYAMSEHTGKKERCCRVCFKKASAISVDSGSNASQEEPPSSLLASPLSLVHRVMVTNEASKPTDDAVFDIITDEEVGQIKEDNSVHNESQTEEESLDHGITDLNSTYNSSTFDETDDLQMAQDAEICLLKSGELMLRLPLTVEEILKFGEANRELFIKSNTYSVIPITVEESGLTISWVFSSDPKSISFSVVYQESEDAPLDQCKVLIPMIRCNSHKETIRGQVKVRNTGIYILIFDNTFSRFISKNVFYHLSVQRPVIYDGSDFPDP
- the FYCO1 gene encoding FYVE and coiled-coil domain-containing protein 1 isoform X2, producing the protein MARSGEESQLQRIIRDLQDAVTELNKEFTEGGEPITDDSISLHKFSYKLEYLLQFDQKEKSSLLGNRKDYWDYFCDCLAKVKGANDGIRFVKSISELRTSLGKGRAFLRYSLVHQRLADTLQQCFMNTKVTSDWYYARSPFLNSKMSSDIVGHLYELTEVQFDLVSRGYDLDSAWPSFARRTLPSFGSSAYQWRPPSRTSSMSSLVSSYLQTQEIPSSPNGNSFLTAEPLEGLDELHVELDQAELRQKELQDRIQHLEKENQELQAAISFEKQQAQTEREKSRNISEENSRLTKMLGEVEKQREISHCTQDTIQDLQKCLQTLELNAVEKQKEYCARLEELESGKKDSDSKLLLSNQELEAARALVSTKDVHISELLAKLQSGEQKNEELVAKANALMNEKAQQATSQFESALKIEDLLKKLNEAEEAKANAEELNNKHLSLLKIAEEQLQLKEEAQKEFESKLTNLTVNCKEESEKLCGDLETMATKMADLQKALTAKGNEVADLQLQLKGLLDSIKSLEKSLEEEKKEKTKLEGLVTLTKTTMEEKVKNTMEQLGLREIQLSKLSQTVKSLEEQKRELISEREHLRETIERMEEQATEQSSSLRMISEGNEKLKSQNAKLQQTNQKLEAKQRELDASQSSLEAEVARLRASEKQLQSQIEDSVVSVDEKEKKLRGQNKLLDENLQNATRQNQVLGEKLGALQADYQELKKSEEAAKESLAVLQTELQNTKEHGLQVEKSLSSSREYEGSLKLQLKEKEEALQDLESQCKELQGQSERCREKMEALEAEKAKAEKTCLHQTKVIESLVSEKASVENAQLEQASCQEREAKELASRLALSEEQLRLNQAEVLRLQEEMVDLQAKLRQAAAEQQKLQEELDVGRAVLSEQKTLAQQLKEQGEVLNRKHVKEMLQCRQREEVLQKKRDQEAQQKVELEENMLSLTEELSKAKQYLEAVNAENVEIKDLLHRTNTDMAELGIQICSLTSEKAEAEEKLSQLMEELRTAKDKATREREELQLDLSRLTQEKQELESKLEESRVCNAALPSLQTQLEMAEKHHQKLQETSKEELSAVKFQLSTEIINHQTKLKALSEDCEKLKREVEEQSQEAHVAKEALKELQAVKRDLCMELDLAMDQVTEYKAGQQKRDEVVTQLKEELKRAQMEVNKANEQIQDYCEKLSKTRADQESNERKLLAELDDLTRTKQFLEERLIELLRDKDALWQKSDALEFQQKLTAAQRWLGDAEVSCCLDCKKEFGWMNRRHHCRMCGRIFCYYCCNNYAMSEHTGKKERCCRVCFKKASAISVDSGSNASQEEPPSSLLASPLSLVHRVMDDAVFDIITDEEVGQIKEDNSVHNESQTEEESLDHGITDLNSTYNSSTFDETDDLQMAQDAEICLLKSGELMLRLPLTVEEILKFGEANRELFIKSNTYSVIPITVEESGLTISWVFSSDPKSISFSVVYQESEDAPLDQCKVLIPMIRCNSHKETIRGQVKVRNTGIYILIFDNTFSRFISKNVFYHLSVQRPVIYDGSDFPDP